The following proteins are encoded in a genomic region of [Eubacterium] hominis:
- the sufC gene encoding Fe-S cluster assembly ATPase SufC produces MSCLEIKNLHVDVDGKAILKGLNLTINSKETHALMGPNGNGKSTLLAAIMGNPKFHISEGSILLDGKDVLAMEVDERSRAGLFLGMQYPSEISGVTNSDFLRAAINARRERPIPLFSFIKEMEKTIKQMEMKEDLAHRFLNEGFSGGEKKRNEIVQMKMLKPSIAMLDEIDSGLDVDALKIVADAVNDMKETQDLGLVVVSHYARFLDLLKPTHAHVLVDGKIVVSGGKELVDKIDQQGYDWIEKEYDVHVVKEEEKKVELLGSCAAKGV; encoded by the coding sequence ATGAGTTGTCTTGAAATAAAAAATCTACACGTAGATGTGGATGGAAAAGCGATATTAAAAGGATTAAATCTTACAATCAACAGTAAAGAAACCCATGCGCTGATGGGACCTAACGGGAATGGAAAAAGTACGCTGTTAGCGGCAATTATGGGAAATCCAAAGTTCCATATCAGTGAAGGAAGTATTCTGCTTGATGGCAAGGATGTATTGGCGATGGAAGTGGATGAAAGAAGCCGTGCTGGTCTGTTTCTAGGTATGCAATATCCAAGTGAAATCAGCGGTGTAACAAATTCTGATTTTTTACGTGCGGCAATCAATGCCAGAAGAGAACGTCCGATTCCATTATTCAGCTTTATCAAAGAAATGGAAAAAACCATCAAACAGATGGAAATGAAAGAAGATTTGGCACATCGTTTCTTAAATGAAGGATTTTCCGGTGGTGAAAAGAAACGTAATGAAATCGTACAGATGAAAATGTTAAAACCAAGTATTGCGATGCTGGATGAAATCGACAGTGGGCTGGATGTAGATGCGTTAAAAATCGTGGCTGACGCTGTTAATGATATGAAAGAAACACAGGATTTAGGACTTGTGGTTGTATCTCACTATGCTCGTTTCCTGGATTTATTAAAACCAACGCATGCGCATGTGCTGGTAGATGGAAAAATCGTTGTCAGCGGTGGGAAAGAGCTTGTGGATAAAATCGATCAGCAGGGCTATGACTGGATTGAAAAAGAATACGATGTTCATGTAGTGAAGGAAGAAGAAAAAAAGGTAGAACTGCTTGGTTCATGTGCAGCTAAAGGAGTATAG
- the rsmD gene encoding 16S rRNA (guanine(966)-N(2))-methyltransferase RsmD: protein MRIVAGEFRSRVISAVEGNGTRPTTDKVKEAIFSRIGPYFDGGSMLDLFGGSGNMSFEAISRGIDTSLLCDVSVKAIRTIKANAKTLGVEQKVTVWKMDYHRALQQAKEEAKTFDLVFLDPPYKKQQIHEILNLLDELDLVKDDGDVVCESQKEDVFEDQVGCFEKVKDVTYGITRITYYKKRGSL from the coding sequence ATGCGAATCGTTGCTGGAGAATTTCGTTCAAGAGTCATATCCGCTGTAGAAGGAAATGGCACAAGACCAACCACGGATAAAGTGAAAGAAGCAATTTTCTCACGTATTGGACCATATTTTGATGGTGGGTCTATGTTAGATTTATTTGGTGGTAGTGGCAATATGAGTTTTGAGGCAATTAGTCGAGGCATAGATACAAGTCTGTTATGTGATGTGAGTGTCAAAGCGATACGCACCATCAAGGCAAATGCGAAAACATTAGGCGTGGAACAGAAAGTAACGGTATGGAAGATGGATTATCACCGTGCTTTACAACAGGCAAAAGAAGAAGCAAAAACATTTGATCTTGTTTTTCTTGATCCACCTTATAAAAAACAACAGATTCATGAAATACTGAACCTGTTAGATGAACTTGATTTAGTAAAAGATGATGGTGATGTTGTCTGTGAGAGCCAGAAAGAAGATGTTTTTGAAGATCAAGTCGGCTGTTTTGAAAAAGTAAAAGATGTAACATATGGAATTACACGTATTACATATTATAAGAAAAGAGGAAGTTTATGA
- a CDS encoding cysteine desulfurase, with the protein MRNIEEVRKDFPMLQGKMMQQHPLVYLDNGATTLKPRSVIDAVCNYYENYSTNAHRGDYDLSYFVDQEFEGTRQVVADFIHADVNEIVYTSGASEGLNTVAFGYGRKFLSEGDIILSSEAEHASCVLPWMKVAQETGAVMEYIPLDEEGRITVENIEYMMNDNVKVIALAQITNVLGNLVPIKEICALAHRYGAIVVVDGAQSVPHIPVDVKDLDCDFLAFSAHKMCGPTGIGVLYGKYELLEAMDPLLYGGESNARFNACGDVLLKDAPLKFESGTQPIEGVFGLHAAIDYINALGKENIHAYEKQLRDYAVSEMKKMDHIIIYNENNDTGIITFNVKGVFAQDVGSFFNANGIAVRTGQHCAKLLNEVLGTSATVRASLYFYTSKEDIDRFLDVCRKATMEACIDVFF; encoded by the coding sequence ATGCGTAATATAGAAGAAGTCCGTAAAGACTTTCCTATGCTGCAGGGAAAAATGATGCAGCAGCACCCACTTGTGTATTTAGACAATGGGGCGACAACATTAAAACCAAGAAGTGTGATTGATGCTGTCTGCAATTATTATGAGAATTATTCAACCAATGCCCATCGTGGGGATTACGATTTAAGCTATTTTGTCGATCAAGAATTTGAAGGTACACGACAGGTGGTTGCGGATTTTATCCATGCGGATGTTAATGAAATCGTATATACCAGCGGCGCAAGTGAAGGCTTGAATACCGTTGCGTTTGGATATGGACGAAAGTTTTTATCTGAAGGCGATATCATTTTGAGCAGTGAGGCAGAACATGCTTCTTGTGTACTTCCATGGATGAAAGTGGCGCAGGAAACAGGCGCTGTTATGGAATATATTCCCTTAGATGAAGAAGGCAGAATTACCGTTGAAAATATAGAATATATGATGAATGACAATGTCAAAGTCATCGCTTTAGCGCAAATTACCAATGTATTGGGAAATCTTGTGCCAATCAAAGAAATCTGTGCTCTGGCACATCGCTATGGTGCAATCGTAGTTGTGGATGGTGCACAAAGTGTTCCACATATTCCTGTGGATGTGAAAGATTTAGATTGCGATTTTCTGGCATTCTCTGCACATAAAATGTGTGGACCAACTGGGATTGGTGTATTATATGGCAAATATGAATTATTAGAAGCAATGGATCCTTTATTATATGGTGGGGAAAGCAATGCCCGCTTCAATGCATGTGGAGATGTGTTGTTGAAGGATGCTCCTTTGAAATTTGAAAGTGGTACACAGCCAATTGAAGGTGTATTTGGTTTACATGCGGCAATTGATTATATCAATGCACTGGGTAAAGAAAATATTCATGCCTATGAAAAACAACTGCGTGATTATGCAGTGTCAGAAATGAAAAAGATGGATCATATCATTATCTATAATGAAAACAATGATACAGGGATTATTACCTTTAATGTAAAAGGTGTATTTGCACAGGATGTTGGTTCTTTCTTTAATGCCAATGGCATTGCGGTAAGAACAGGACAGCATTGTGCGAAATTATTAAATGAAGTACTGGGAACCAGTGCTACGGTACGTGCATCCTTATATTTCTATACATCTAAGGAAGATATTGACCGTTTCCTTGATGTATGTAGAAAAGCTACGATGGAAGCATGTATTGATGTATTCTTTTAG
- the coaD gene encoding pantetheine-phosphate adenylyltransferase, with amino-acid sequence MKKAIFPGSFDPLTKGHLDIIERASRLFDELIVVILENSEKKTMFTQEERLRMLKNNTSHLNNVIVDADTSLTVTYAKQHGACAIIRGVRSVKDYEYELDIASANQYLNPEIETVLLFSSPAYAFVSSSIIREMMKYDVNIDALVSKDVKEALMEKYRKS; translated from the coding sequence ATGAAAAAAGCGATTTTTCCAGGAAGCTTTGATCCATTAACCAAAGGACACTTAGATATTATAGAGCGGGCAAGCAGATTATTTGATGAACTGATTGTTGTAATTCTTGAAAACAGTGAGAAAAAGACAATGTTTACACAGGAAGAACGTCTGCGTATGTTAAAAAACAATACCAGTCATTTAAATAATGTAATTGTAGATGCGGATACTTCTTTAACGGTAACATATGCAAAACAGCATGGTGCCTGTGCAATAATTCGTGGAGTCAGAAGTGTAAAAGACTATGAATATGAATTAGATATCGCAAGTGCCAATCAATATTTAAATCCTGAAATCGAAACTGTGCTTTTATTTTCATCGCCTGCATACGCCTTTGTGTCCAGTTCCATTATTCGAGAAATGATGAAATATGATGTGAATATCGATGCACTAGTAAGTAAGGATGTAAAGGAAGCCTTGATGGAAAAATACAGAAAATCGTAA
- a CDS encoding 5-formyltetrahydrofolate cyclo-ligase — MDKREIAYTKRNALSMKEVQIKSETILKNLEPYLKGIVGIYMAYGHEVDITKLLKQADITCCVPVCDGDYQMSFYLVDENTVFKKSHYGILEPVNAKIIDKNEIDMIIVPMVAFDAQRHRMGHGKGYYDRYLKDYQGMKIGVAFECQKFPQLDVYPHDIPMDLIISEDAKY, encoded by the coding sequence TTGGATAAACGTGAAATTGCTTATACAAAGCGAAATGCTTTGAGTATGAAAGAAGTTCAAATAAAAAGTGAAACCATTTTAAAGAATCTTGAACCTTATCTAAAAGGCATTGTTGGTATATATATGGCATATGGTCATGAGGTGGATATCACAAAACTTTTAAAACAAGCGGATATCACATGTTGTGTACCAGTATGTGATGGCGATTATCAAATGAGCTTTTATCTTGTGGATGAAAATACAGTATTCAAAAAAAGCCATTATGGGATTTTAGAACCAGTCAATGCCAAAATCATTGATAAAAATGAAATAGATATGATCATTGTGCCTATGGTTGCGTTTGATGCACAAAGGCATCGTATGGGACATGGCAAAGGATACTATGATCGCTATTTAAAAGATTATCAGGGAATGAAAATTGGTGTTGCATTTGAATGCCAGAAGTTTCCTCAATTAGATGTTTATCCACATGATATCCCAATGGATCTAATCATTAGTGAAGATGCAAAGTATTAG
- a CDS encoding peptidylprolyl isomerase: MIEILKKQWFVVLVAVIFIGFAIYCVYDTNKGKLPGKKVDGKEVVATMKDYTLTADDLYTSLYKENNGAQTLYIRFQNLVIDESVKTDDALKTRADEIAKTLQSQAESMASYYSTTAETLIASQLKSYGFEEDDLDGYALMAAKNEKLRDAYIDAHKDELLTPFYKDKKPRVVSHILIKVADVNNPTKEEQKKIDEVEKALKDGTDFAEVAKKYSDDTGSKDNGGYIGYVDSTNPSKLVQSFVDASLKLTKDGEVSGWVKESNDSYSGWHMIKADKAQLDTLLKDKDVKNQIYSSIASSSNDMSFKYIWEAAKKLDIKYANDDVKKDIMNYMGVEE, translated from the coding sequence ATGATAGAAATATTAAAGAAACAATGGTTTGTGGTTCTAGTCGCAGTAATCTTTATCGGATTTGCGATATACTGTGTCTATGATACAAACAAAGGAAAACTTCCTGGAAAGAAAGTAGATGGCAAAGAAGTTGTTGCCACAATGAAGGATTACACATTGACAGCAGATGATTTGTATACAAGTTTATACAAAGAAAACAATGGTGCTCAAACTTTGTATATCCGTTTCCAGAATCTAGTAATTGATGAATCTGTAAAAACTGATGATGCATTGAAAACACGTGCAGATGAAATCGCAAAAACTTTACAGAGTCAGGCAGAATCAATGGCAAGTTATTACAGCACAACAGCAGAAACGTTAATTGCCAGTCAGTTAAAGAGCTATGGCTTTGAAGAAGATGATCTTGACGGTTATGCATTAATGGCTGCGAAAAACGAAAAATTAAGAGATGCTTACATCGATGCTCACAAAGATGAATTATTAACACCATTCTATAAGGATAAAAAACCACGTGTGGTATCCCACATCCTAATTAAAGTAGCTGATGTAAATAATCCAACTAAAGAAGAACAGAAGAAAATTGATGAAGTAGAGAAAGCATTAAAAGATGGCACTGATTTTGCGGAAGTTGCTAAAAAATACAGTGATGATACAGGAAGTAAAGATAACGGTGGATATATCGGCTATGTAGACAGCACCAATCCATCCAAGCTTGTACAAAGCTTTGTAGATGCCTCATTAAAACTGACAAAAGATGGTGAAGTTAGTGGCTGGGTAAAAGAAAGCAATGACAGCTACAGTGGATGGCATATGATCAAAGCTGATAAAGCTCAGTTAGATACCTTATTAAAGGATAAAGATGTGAAAAACCAGATTTATTCATCTATCGCATCATCCAGCAATGACATGTCTTTCAAATATATTTGGGAAGCAGCAAAAAAATTAGATATCAAATACGCAAATGATGATGTCAAGAAAGATATCATGAACTACATGGGCGTAGAAGAATAG
- a CDS encoding helix-turn-helix transcriptional regulator, with the protein MELLHLGENIIRLRKKEHMTQEELANYMGVSKSSVSKWETSATYPDIMFLPELANLFNVTLDELIGYEPQLNKKQIRRIYHTLSDEMGNGDKDAAMEKLKEYLRRYASCFPFLNQMTVLLLNHAYLYENQAEIYEQILTICKRIEEKSGDASLIKESQIMASMVHLQLNQPEEVLNILGESSKNIQMDNELIAMAYQMMNKTEKASEILQASIFQYLLYFVQDSLNYMVYHMQEQNICDQVIHRIGGIVQLFELDQLHPFTAVGFYLSTANVYAMRQDKEAVLTQLEHIMHVVELHQGDFHVLKGDAFFNQIDAWLEELDLGPNAPRNEHSIKDTLIQSLEQNPSFTFIHEEFRYKNIIEKLKSMLKEEN; encoded by the coding sequence ATGGAGTTATTACATTTAGGAGAGAATATCATCCGTTTACGTAAAAAGGAACATATGACGCAGGAGGAACTTGCGAATTATATGGGAGTTAGTAAATCAAGTGTATCAAAATGGGAAACATCGGCGACGTATCCCGATATCATGTTTTTACCAGAATTAGCAAATCTGTTTAATGTGACGTTAGATGAATTAATTGGCTATGAGCCACAGCTAAACAAAAAACAAATCAGAAGAATCTATCATACATTATCAGATGAAATGGGAAATGGTGATAAAGATGCGGCTATGGAGAAATTAAAGGAATATCTTCGTCGTTATGCTAGCTGTTTTCCATTCTTAAATCAAATGACGGTATTATTATTGAATCATGCCTATCTTTATGAAAATCAAGCAGAAATCTATGAACAGATTTTAACGATATGTAAAAGAATCGAGGAAAAAAGCGGTGATGCTTCCTTGATTAAAGAATCGCAAATCATGGCCTCCATGGTTCATCTTCAGCTGAATCAACCAGAAGAAGTCCTAAATATACTGGGGGAATCATCTAAGAACATACAAATGGATAATGAATTGATTGCGATGGCATATCAAATGATGAACAAAACAGAAAAAGCAAGTGAAATCTTACAGGCTTCTATTTTCCAGTATTTATTGTATTTTGTACAGGATAGTTTGAATTATATGGTTTACCATATGCAGGAGCAGAATATATGTGATCAGGTGATTCATCGTATTGGCGGTATTGTGCAATTATTTGAACTTGATCAGTTGCACCCATTTACTGCAGTTGGCTTTTATCTTTCCACAGCAAATGTTTACGCTATGCGTCAGGACAAAGAAGCTGTTTTAACACAGCTGGAACATATCATGCATGTTGTAGAGCTTCATCAGGGGGATTTTCACGTATTAAAAGGAGATGCCTTCTTTAATCAAATCGACGCATGGCTGGAAGAACTTGATTTAGGACCAAATGCCCCAAGAAATGAACATAGTATCAAAGATACATTAATCCAAAGTCTTGAACAGAATCCTTCCTTCACATTTATTCATGAAGAATTCCGTTATAAAAATATAATAGAAAAGCTAAAATCAATGCTTAAGGAGGAAAATTAA
- a CDS encoding HAD family hydrolase, whose amino-acid sequence MKYVICDMDGTLLDSKKRLPSKLNKVIDELKKRDVIFGIASGRQYFNLYEQFPDHRDDMLFIAENGGIVYQGNSPVFADALPMEDIQRVIIKARQIKDSYPIACGMKSAYLETEDAQFLKNAHMYYAHLEIVDDILTAIQNDQIAKITLYDKRNAQTNSYAAIKADTGSLRPVVSGEDWVDISNPTTSKGNAIAMLKTKYHLDSDDFVAFGDFMNDYEMMKECTYSYAMANAHPDLKAVCNYETCSNDEDGVIKAICALYDLDYEAL is encoded by the coding sequence ATGAAATATGTAATATGTGATATGGATGGTACGCTGCTGGATAGTAAAAAGCGTTTACCTTCAAAGTTAAATAAAGTGATTGACGAATTAAAAAAAAGAGATGTCATTTTTGGCATTGCCAGTGGCAGACAATATTTTAATTTGTATGAACAATTCCCGGATCATCGGGATGATATGTTATTTATCGCAGAGAATGGCGGTATCGTTTATCAGGGAAATTCACCTGTATTTGCGGATGCCCTGCCTATGGAAGATATACAACGTGTTATCATAAAAGCACGTCAGATAAAAGATTCTTATCCAATTGCCTGTGGTATGAAAAGTGCATATCTGGAAACAGAAGATGCGCAGTTCTTAAAAAATGCACATATGTATTATGCCCATTTGGAAATCGTTGATGATATTTTAACAGCGATACAAAATGATCAAATCGCAAAGATCACACTATATGATAAACGCAATGCACAGACAAATTCCTATGCAGCGATCAAAGCAGATACTGGAAGTTTACGACCTGTGGTTTCTGGTGAGGACTGGGTAGATATATCTAATCCAACCACTAGTAAAGGCAATGCCATTGCGATGTTAAAAACAAAATATCATCTAGACAGTGATGATTTTGTGGCTTTTGGGGATTTCATGAATGATTATGAAATGATGAAAGAATGTACCTATTCTTATGCTATGGCAAACGCTCATCCTGATTTAAAAGCAGTGTGTAATTATGAAACATGCAGTAATGATGAAGATGGTGTAATCAAAGCCATTTGTGCATTATATGATTTAGATTATGAAGCTTTGTAG
- a CDS encoding SUF system NifU family Fe-S cluster assembly protein, with amino-acid sequence MSDLLKDPMILRQIIMDHYEYPRNHELCKNPEYHEKHMASDSCIDDIYVQSKIKDGVVEDIRFDGEACTISTASTSIMSELLQGKTLEEAKAIIENYFNMIDNKPYDEELLEEAVAFYNVGKQANRIKCATIGWKAMQQMIEESEDENGK; translated from the coding sequence ATGTCAGATTTATTAAAAGATCCTATGATCTTACGTCAGATTATTATGGATCATTATGAATATCCAAGAAATCATGAATTATGCAAGAACCCTGAATACCACGAAAAACACATGGCAAGTGATTCTTGTATCGATGATATCTATGTACAAAGCAAAATCAAAGATGGAGTTGTGGAAGATATACGTTTCGATGGAGAAGCATGTACCATTTCCACAGCTTCCACCTCCATTATGAGTGAACTGCTTCAGGGAAAAACCCTAGAAGAAGCCAAAGCAATCATTGAGAATTATTTTAATATGATTGATAATAAACCTTATGATGAAGAATTATTAGAAGAAGCTGTGGCATTCTATAATGTTGGTAAACAAGCCAACCGTATCAAATGTGCAACCATTGGCTGGAAAGCAATGCAGCAGATGATCGAAGAAAGCGAGGATGAAAATGGAAAATAA
- a CDS encoding HIT family protein: MCIFCKIVNHEIPSSVVYEDDDVLAFLDISQVTKGHTLVIPKKHYANFMECDPEVMKHVMEVAQKLAKQIMDATHANGMNILSNVNEVAGQSVPHFHIHLIPRYREDDACVIEFKESEPQDLNEVLSLIKK; the protein is encoded by the coding sequence ATGTGTATTTTTTGTAAAATCGTAAATCATGAAATTCCAAGCAGTGTGGTATATGAAGATGATGATGTATTAGCATTCTTAGACATCTCTCAAGTCACAAAGGGACATACACTTGTCATTCCTAAAAAACATTATGCAAATTTTATGGAATGTGATCCAGAAGTTATGAAGCATGTCATGGAGGTTGCACAAAAACTTGCCAAACAAATTATGGACGCAACTCATGCAAACGGTATGAACATTTTAAGTAATGTTAATGAAGTTGCTGGTCAAAGTGTGCCACACTTTCATATTCATCTGATTCCACGCTATCGTGAAGATGATGCTTGCGTGATTGAATTTAAGGAAAGTGAACCACAGGATTTAAATGAAGTATTATCACTTATAAAAAAATAA
- a CDS encoding SufD family Fe-S cluster assembly protein encodes MSEIKEIRIEENGFSSHHFDVHGEQEFIFHIGKHRNVSLSITYSGKDAQVKSRFICEEGSQTHVLLRNEVSQMKMDDVSEIYKDAHLTLGYLEIEDGVVLADNKVYLKETGADAHLMNVCIAQSKKHYHVLCVHEVPYTSGLIENYAVIKEHGDYSMEACGKIVKGAHDSASHQASRVLTLSNQQSSEVIPLLLIDENDVKASHATTLGQPDENQLYYLQSRGLTREQALGLLTIGYMMPITTVLDDEKLAAELKNEIETKVGLHA; translated from the coding sequence ATGAGTGAGATCAAGGAAATCAGAATTGAAGAAAACGGATTTTCTTCTCATCACTTTGATGTACATGGAGAACAAGAATTCATCTTTCATATAGGTAAACATAGAAACGTTTCCTTATCAATTACATATAGTGGAAAGGATGCACAGGTAAAGAGTCGTTTCATTTGTGAAGAAGGCAGTCAGACACATGTATTGCTTCGTAATGAAGTATCACAGATGAAGATGGATGATGTAAGTGAAATCTATAAAGATGCACACTTAACACTTGGGTATCTGGAAATAGAGGATGGCGTTGTTTTGGCAGATAATAAAGTATATCTAAAAGAAACAGGTGCAGATGCTCATTTAATGAATGTATGCATTGCGCAAAGCAAGAAACACTACCATGTCTTATGTGTTCATGAAGTGCCTTATACAAGCGGTTTGATTGAAAATTATGCAGTAATCAAGGAGCATGGAGATTATTCTATGGAGGCTTGTGGCAAAATTGTGAAAGGTGCACATGATAGCGCATCACATCAGGCAAGTAGAGTGCTTACCTTAAGCAATCAGCAAAGCAGTGAAGTTATTCCATTGCTTTTGATTGATGAAAACGATGTAAAAGCAAGTCATGCGACAACCCTTGGACAGCCGGATGAAAATCAATTATATTATCTGCAGTCAAGAGGCTTGACACGTGAACAGGCATTAGGTTTATTAACGATTGGCTATATGATGCCAATCACTACCGTATTAGATGATGAAAAGCTTGCGGCAGAATTAAAAAATGAAATAGAAACAAAGGTGGGATTACATGCGTAA
- the sufB gene encoding Fe-S cluster assembly protein SufB, whose amino-acid sequence MENNNIPNNEEYKYGFHDKDTSVYKTNKGLTRETVLEISRIKQEPDWMREYRLQAFEKFESMEIQDWGPDLSVLDFDDYTYYIKPSDKTEKSWDDVPETIKDTFDKLGIPEAEKEFLAGVTTQYDSEAVYHNMLEEVEEKGVIFLDTDTALKKHPELFKQYFGKLVPYTDNKFAALNSCVWSGGSFIYVPKGVHLDKPLQSYFRINTESMGQFERTLIIVDEGADVHYVEGCTAPIYSKDSLHAAVVEIFVHKNARCRYSTVQNWSDNILNLVTKRAKVLENGSMEWIDGNIGSHINMKYPACILAEPYAKGTCISIAVAGKNQVQDAGAKMIHLAPNTYSNIISKSVSRNGGEVNYRGLVYHSPNAEHAKSKVECDTLILDKQSRSDTIPTNKSKNLTSQIEHEATVSNISEEQLFYLMSRGLTRAQATEMIVMGFLEPFTRELPMEYAVELNQLLKLDMSDSIG is encoded by the coding sequence ATGGAAAATAATAACATCCCAAATAATGAAGAATATAAATATGGTTTCCATGACAAGGATACCAGTGTTTATAAAACCAATAAAGGTTTGACAAGAGAAACGGTTCTTGAAATTAGTAGAATCAAACAAGAGCCTGACTGGATGAGAGAATATCGTCTTCAGGCATTTGAAAAGTTTGAAAGCATGGAGATTCAAGACTGGGGACCGGATTTAAGTGTTTTAGATTTTGATGATTATACATATTACATAAAACCAAGTGATAAAACTGAAAAAAGCTGGGATGATGTACCAGAAACTATCAAAGATACTTTTGATAAACTGGGTATCCCAGAAGCAGAAAAAGAGTTTTTAGCTGGTGTTACGACACAATATGATAGTGAAGCTGTTTATCACAATATGTTGGAAGAAGTAGAAGAAAAAGGTGTAATCTTCTTAGATACAGATACCGCACTTAAAAAGCATCCAGAATTATTTAAACAATACTTTGGGAAACTGGTTCCTTATACAGATAACAAATTTGCGGCATTAAACAGCTGTGTATGGAGTGGAGGAAGTTTTATCTATGTGCCAAAAGGGGTACATCTGGATAAACCACTACAATCTTATTTCCGTATCAATACCGAAAGCATGGGACAGTTTGAAAGAACACTGATCATCGTGGATGAAGGTGCGGATGTACACTATGTAGAAGGCTGTACAGCACCGATTTATTCCAAAGATTCTTTACATGCGGCTGTCGTAGAGATTTTTGTGCATAAAAATGCAAGATGTCGTTATTCAACCGTTCAAAACTGGAGTGATAATATATTGAATCTTGTCACAAAGCGTGCAAAAGTATTGGAGAATGGAAGCATGGAATGGATCGATGGTAATATTGGTTCTCATATCAATATGAAATATCCTGCCTGTATCTTGGCTGAACCATATGCGAAGGGTACATGTATTTCCATTGCAGTCGCTGGAAAAAATCAGGTACAGGATGCTGGTGCGAAAATGATCCACCTTGCGCCAAATACTTATAGTAATATTATTAGTAAATCCGTATCGAGAAATGGCGGGGAAGTCAATTATCGAGGACTTGTCTATCATTCACCAAATGCAGAACATGCGAAAAGCAAGGTAGAATGTGATACATTGATTCTGGATAAACAAAGCCGCAGTGATACGATTCCTACAAACAAATCTAAGAATTTAACTTCTCAAATCGAGCATGAAGCCACGGTATCAAATATCAGTGAGGAACAATTATTCTATCTGATGAGTCGAGGACTTACTAGAGCACAGGCTACTGAAATGATCGTTATGGGATTTTTAGAACCGTTCACAAGAGAGCTGCCAATGGAATATGCAGTCGAATTAAACCAGTTATTAAAATTAGATATGAGTGATTCTATTGGATAA
- a CDS encoding ATP-binding cassette domain-containing protein: protein MELEVTHYTKIIKGYTILEDINLSLTSGHIYGFSGRNGAGKSMLFKAITGIILPTKGDVILDHKSIIYDDIDLRIFGTLIEHPEFYDNLSGFDNLMLLYRINHQPDTILIKQQLKKFGLEGHEYKKYKTYSLGMRQRLRLAQAMMENQKIIVLDEAFNGIDKEGVQDLYEILKEEREKGKLILISSHNEKDLEICDQIFYMSQGKLIENQGMFI, encoded by the coding sequence ATGGAATTAGAAGTAACACATTATACAAAAATCATAAAAGGATATACCATTTTAGAGGATATCAATTTATCTTTAACAAGTGGGCATATCTATGGCTTTTCAGGTAGAAATGGTGCAGGAAAGAGCATGTTGTTTAAAGCGATTACCGGTATCATTTTACCAACCAAAGGGGATGTTATTTTAGATCATAAATCAATTATCTATGATGATATCGATTTACGCATTTTTGGGACATTGATTGAGCATCCAGAGTTTTATGACAACCTGAGTGGCTTTGATAATTTGATGTTGTTATATCGTATCAATCATCAACCGGATACTATCCTGATTAAACAACAATTAAAAAAATTTGGTTTAGAAGGGCATGAATATAAAAAATATAAAACTTATTCTCTTGGTATGCGACAACGTTTACGTCTAGCTCAGGCGATGATGGAAAACCAGAAAATCATCGTATTAGATGAGGCATTTAATGGAATTGATAAAGAAGGCGTACAGGATCTATATGAAATTTTGAAGGAAGAACGTGAAAAAGGCAAGCTGATTTTAATCAGCAGTCATAATGAAAAAGATTTAGAAATATGTGATCAAATATTTTATATGAGTCAGGGAAAGCTGATAGAAAATCAGGGGATGTTCATATGA